In Trichoderma atroviride chromosome 2, complete sequence, one DNA window encodes the following:
- a CDS encoding uncharacterized protein (EggNog:ENOG41): protein MSSASHNHTVSNRSGKSSTARGRPSPPEAPKMPTAKDLKYFIPSAATASVFLYAQGPSIVCCHHDTLTIERRFSRHVDDIQLIAVDNQSEIGAGRFVVSYDAGQTAIVWDLMTGDEISRFVSYETLTVAAWMRNGNVAFGNTQGNIILFEPTTSEHISARTIDQIAVTALAPSSDCRTFAIGYQNGSLLIATLQPRFTILHNLTTSRGPSPIVTLAWHASSSKQKSDMLAVQMHDGDLRVWSVAKSYNAEEPKVVRALRRNENYQAGPNWMGWSKNGRVIQFSDSETFSWDVRTRHVTRDSIPTLEHVKGVALYGPGASLFTLGPNNTVQQFDLNSPAIMVANVQHPAGVLPPSPPTSEETGGRSVHSATTIHTSESESSSIPLEMGVSESDDDHLSPFQRLVKHNAPEIPSNEVYETGSPASSRSGMSSLSKSSAGSRTPGRPAGSLRSRAKTEGTYISAGSSLKTSTVGRQGQGQELDNYSMGYSLPTTSAPSLASSKSKLRPSRLRNEVPRSPADDTKVQDLFKYTRSRLSDLPYKHPIPSNYPHLTNDDLRRQMLNTIFGWNKEVDDLIRDEMSRYPAGSANRILLAKWLGDFDSGIVAASSQNMTSSDWMLLALSSIGGHASQQKLGRVYVQRLLENGDVHVAVTIMLGMGDFNDAIEIYISHKMYMEALILTCVAFPSVWERQVAIVKKWGEWAIKHGQQQLAIRCFACTDQESSEPWTSPSAAQLSFQNVTPSIPEVLSPPLSPPGIQLGPQRSVAKASALKLVTSFGDQSKKAKFYSQADGGQTPIAAGVTPIAESAISPSGAYDPATAFLRPSNNSRFNTPTSARAGGGQTFNRGRLPSIGESAFDRNSLKNIGAVIQPVNTPQEQQRASHSRKSSAAQDNMTTGLAMQRAATASPMMMREKFPSVVQGYAGEYTNERPPSPDRSIMSRLQEVHSAQRNGSRDRIPAHLHLQLQPMAQLDDTMSPEQSNAASSRYHWPTRRRGTGPSTAPLGGSVAGSITSNSSAGRSHRSNPRHKDDYIHSLEAAQYYSRGTGSRNGSKDRKRDPSTGRHTSRERRAKSRDPSEERGRGSARSWTKPKRSPTSPVPMSPEDLAILSTRNFENTVEPLTIRKASVSKSGKTTLPPLDTRGRSHGRSRSAPRSPTSPVPLSATALHYQGSEDEEDFRKAMQAQEDFRAKHSRSVGLIGSSPAMSRRENPESRRKEAAISDDRGPAPLLPHIRAASTEHAGDLRKMKDERQRKKEQAARELEERRKSLAKRQLGPQIPHPSDIVSPRKPPPLVEADDEPDDLPPRSATEPPRSMYARNGPQIGLPATPKAMRLILQTDEEEDEELPPPPVPTTFSQKYSPQSSPKYSPQYILEKKKAAQREEEEEQQLQQQQQQPPQPPPPPPLTLLPSTVYQLPSTVYQPPTRPMIPRSMSAPIPDEPSQNPRFMRKGSANEGRGLDDIVETEWRRQRSDLVPPPPPPPPSAPLTFLKELQHLAVPPPPPPPPLATCPTTASRRRDSGLGHD from the exons ATGTCGTCCGCATCACATAACCACACCGTTTCCAACCGGTCCGGTAAATCATCGACCGCACGAGGCCGTCCATCACCACCGGAAGCCCCCAAAATGCCAACGGCAAAGGACCTCAAATACTTCATCCCCTCGGCCGCCACGGCATCCGTCTTCCTCTACGCCCAAGGACCGTCAATAGTGTGCTGCCACCACGATACTCTCACCATTGAGCGAAGATTCTCTCGCCATGTGGACGATATCCAACTGATTGCAGTGGACAACCAGAGTGAAATCGGCGCTGGCCGCTTTGTCGTGAGCTATGACGCTGGGCAGACGGCTATTGTGTGGGATTTGATGACTGGTGATGAGATTTCTCGTTTCGTTTCGTACGAGACGCTCACGGTTGCCGCTTGGATGCGAAATGGAAACGTAGCATTTG GCAATACCCAAGGAAATATCATCCTCTTTGAGCCTACCACGTCCGAGCACATCTCAGCTAGGACGATAGATCAGATTGCAGTGACGGCACTGGCTCCGTCGTCTGACTGCCGAACCTTTGCCATTGG CTATCAAAATGGGTCACTTTTAATCGCGACATTACAGCCTCGCTTCACCATCTTACACAACCTGACCACCTCGAGAGGACCATCGCCCATTGTCACGCTTGCCTGGCACGCATCATCCTCAAAGCAAAAGTCAGACATGCTGGCTGTCCAGATGCACGACGGCGACCTGCGGGTCTGGAGCGTGGCCAAGTCGTACAACGCAGAGGAACCCAAGGTAGTCAGGGCGCTTCGGAGAAATGAAAACTATCAAGCCGGCCCCAATTGGATGGGATGGTCCAAGAACGGTCGTGTGATCCAGTTCTCAGACTC AGAGACGTTTTCGTGGGACGTAAGAACAAGGCATGTTACTAGGGACTCTATCCCAACCCTGGAGCATGTAAAAGGCGTGGCTCTCTATGGCCCCGGAGCGAGCCTCTTTACCCTCGGGCCGAATAACACTGTACAGCAGTTCGATCTCAACTCTCCAGCCATCATGGTAGCCAATGTACAGCATCCCGCAGGCGTACTTCCGCCATCTCCTCCCACTTCTGAAGAAACAGGAGGCAGATCAGTACACTCTGCTACGACAATTCATACGTCAGAGTCCGAGTCAAGCTCCATACCCCTGGAGATGGGCGTCTCCGAAAGCGACGATGATCATCTATCTCCTTTCCAACGCCTAGTAAAGCACAATGCCCCCGAGATACCTAGCAATGAAGTTTATGAGACGGGTAGCCCAGCCTCTAGCCGCAGCGGCATGTCATCCTTGTCAAAGTCTTCGGCAGGTTCACGCACGCCCGGTAGGCCGGCGGGATCACTAAGATCGCGGGCCAAGACGGAGGGAACATACATCTCTGCCGGATCGTCCTTGAAAACTTCCACCGTGGGACGGCAGGGGCAGGGGCAGGAGCTGGACAACTACTCGATGGGATACTCGCTCCCTACCACAAGCGCTCCGTCGTTGGCCTCATCCAAATCTAAACTTCGACCCTCTCGTCTGAGAAATGAGGTGCCGAGGAGTCCTGCCGATGACACCAAGGTGCAGGATCTGTTCAAGTATACTCGTTCGCGCTTGAGCGACCTTCCGTACAAACACCCCATACCATCAAACTACCCTCATCTCACCAATGACGATTTGCGCCGACAGAtgctcaacaccatcttCGGATGGAACAAAGAAGTGGACGACCTTATTCGCGACGAAATGAGCCGCTATCCCGCCGGATCAGCAAACCGCATATTACTTGCCAAGTGGTTAGGTGATTTCGACTCAGGCATTGTAGCCGCCAGCTCCCAGAATATGACCTCATCAGACTGGATGCTGTTGGCGCTGAGTTCCATTGGCGGACACGCGTCTCAGCAAAAGCTCGGTCGCGTCTATGTCCAGCGTCTCCTGGAGAACGGCGATGTCCACGTTGCGGTGACGATTATGCTTGGCATGGGCGACTTTAATGATGCCATTGAAATCTACATCTCGCACAAGATGTATATGGAGGCTCTCATTCTCACTTGCGTAGCTTTCCCCAGCGTCTGGGAGCGCCaagttgccattgtcaagaaATGGGGTGAATGGGCGATTAAGCATGGCCAGCAACAGTTGGCGATTCGCTGCTTTGCATGTACCGACCAGGAATCTTCAGAGCCTTGGACCTCACCGTCAGCTGCGCAACTTAGCTTCCAAAACGTCACGCCGAGTATCCCTGAGGTGCTGAGCCCTCCATTGTCACCCCCAGGAATCCAGTTGGGTCCTCAGCGTAGCGTCGCTAAAGCATCAGCGCTGAAGCTGGTTACGTCGTTTGGCGATCAgagcaaaaaggccaagttTTACTCGCAGGCTGATGGAGGCCAAACCCCCATTGCAGCTGGAGTTACGCCGATTGCGGAGTCGGCCATCTCTCCAAGTGGTGCTTATGACCCTGCGACTGCGTTTCTTCGCCCGTCGAACAATAGCCGGTTCAATACGCCAACATCAGCTCgcgctggcggcggccaaACGTTCAATCGTGGCCGCTTGCCCTCGATTGGAGAGTCTGCCTTTGACAGGAATAGTCTGAAGAATATCGGAGCTGTCATCCAGCCCGTTAACACGCcccaggagcagcagcgagcaAGCCACTCTCGCAAGTCCTCTGCAGCCCAAGACAACATGACGACGGGACTTGCGATGCAGCGTGCTGCTACAGCTAgtccgatgatgatgagagaaaagTTCCCGTCTGTCGTTCAGGGATATGCGGGCGAATATACAAACGAGCGGCCTCCGTCTCCCGACCGCTCGATTATGAGCAGACTACAGGAAGTCCACTCAGCACAGCGAAACGGCTCCCGGGACCGGATTCCCGCGCATTTGCATCTGCAACTGCAGCCCATGGCACAATTGGATGATACGATGTCTCCTGAACAATCAAACGCTGCATCTAGCCGCTACCACTGGCCAACTCGTCGCCGTGGCACTGGTCCCAGTACTGCGCCTCTCGGAGGTTCTGTGGCGGGTTCCATCACATCCAACTCAAGCGCTGGCCGTAGTCACCGATCTAACCCTCGCCACAAGGATGATTACATCCACAGCCTGGAAGCGGCCCAGTATTACTCCAGAGGAACTGGAAGTAGAAATGGGAGCAAGGACCGGAAAAGGGATCCATCCACTGGCCGTCATACCAGCCGAGAGCGACGAGCCAAATCGCGCGACCCATCTGAAGAACGTGGTAGAGGCTCGGCTAGATCTTGGACCAAACCAAAAAGGTCTCCCACATCCCCTGTCCCAATGTCTCCGGAAGATTTGGCTATCCTCAGCACTCGTAATTTCGAGAATACGGTTGAGCCCTTGACGATTCGAAAGGCGAGCGTGTCAAAGAGCGGAAAGACGACCTTGCCACCTTTGGATACTCGTGGACGAAGCCATGGGCGAAGCAGATCGGCTCCGCGGTCACCAACGTCACCAGTGCCACTGTCGGCCACGGCCTTGCATTACCAGGGGTcggaagacgaagaagactttAGGAAGGCTATGCAAGCCCAGGAAGACTTTAGAGCCAAGCACAGTCGGAGCGTTGGCCTCATTGGTAGTTCTCCTGCCATGAGTCGACGTGAAAACCCAGAAAGCCGCCGAAAGGAAGCGGCAATTAGTGACGATCGCGGCCCAGCCCCGCTGTTGCCTCATATCCGAGCTGCATCTACAGAGCACGCCGGCGATTTGCGAAAGATGAAGGATGAACGACAGCGGAAGAAGGAACAAGCCGCGCGAGAGCTCGAGGAACGACGAAAATCTCTTGCAAAGCGACAACTGGGCCCTCAAATCCCCCATCCTAGCGACATAGTATCCCCTAGgaagcctcctcctctggtagaagctgatgatgagcctGATGATCTCCCTCCTCGCTCGGCAACAGAGCCTCCGAGGAGCATGTATGCTAGAAATGGGCCACAGATTGGTCTGCCTGCTACGCCAAAGGCGATGAGACTCATTCTCCAGacagatgaggaggaggatgaagagctgcCGCCACCTCCAGTTCCTACAACGTTCTCCCAAAAGTATTCCCCACAGAGTTCGCCTAAATACTCTCCGCAATACattttggaaaagaagaaggcggcacaaagggaagaagaggaagagcagcagctacagcaacagcagcaacagccgccgcagccgccgccgccgccgccactgACATTGTTACCATCAACAGTCTACCAGCTGCCCTCGACGGTTTACCAACCACCAACTCGACCTATGATCCCGCGAAGCATGTCTGCGCCAATCCCTGATGAACCATCGCAAAACCCCCGCTTCATGAGAAAGGGAAGTGCCAATGAGGGCAGGGGCCTCGATGATATTGTTGAGACGGAATGGCGCCGACAGAGGAGCGATCTGgtgcctccgccgccgccgccacctccttCGGCGCCCCTTACTTTTCTGAAAGAGTTGCAGCATCTGGCAgtccctcctcctcccccacCACCCCCCCTTGCCACATGTCCGACGACAGCCTCCCGTCGCCGGGACAGTGGCCTCGGGCATGATTGA
- a CDS encoding uncharacterized protein (EggNog:ENOG41), with amino-acid sequence MEEPMAVAPNDGMVPVLSPPEPPVKGHNRGRSLGEGSLSGRMSKATERLRSGSRSRKDGAISIIRSPLEAFGDATGMGHLRSPVAGLPPPVLYDRDVVRSPIEGHGRKLSSGMF; translated from the coding sequence atggaggagcccATGGCAGTTGCCCCCAACGATGGCATGGTGCCCGTGCTTTCTCCCCCCGAGCCACCTGTCAAGGGACACAACCGAGGCCGCAGTCTGGGAGAGGGCAGTCTCTCTGGTCGCATGAGCAAAGCTACCGAACGCCTCCGCTCgggcagccgcagccgcaagGATGGAGCTATTAGCATCATCAGGTCACCGCTCGAGGCTTTCGGCGATGCGACCGGCATGGGCCATCTTCGATCTCCCGTGGCGGGCTTGCCGCCTCCTGTCTTGTATGATCGAGATGTCGTTCGATCCCCAATTGAGGGGCATGGTAGGAAGCTGTCTAGCGGGATGTTTTAA
- a CDS encoding uncharacterized protein (TransMembrane:2 (i34-56o101-125i)), which produces MLTTAPRLRIRRPSPTTAEYTVTTLPPQTLPLRLLWLLLLFLRIFLSLVTLLIIYARWVQERSSFGAAPTPFSPLSLPPLLSLDRIIFLLDTFQDTPSGKLLASIAASVTLPVLVPVAGAVFYALSLRVHKEESLLVLRGLGVQTSESPATYLASAATRFIPTEKIQDILVNEAFRGFEVRYYLVVVVEGEEDVVVVFPGLLPKRKIVETVWRGVRECLYEGRGEDNRVMANEK; this is translated from the coding sequence ATGCTCACCACCGCCCCTCGTCTGCGCATCCGCCGCCCTTCTCCCACAACCGCCGAATACACCGTCACCACTCTCCCACCTCAAACGCTGCCTCTGCGCCTCCTAtggctgctcctcctcttcctgcgcatcttcctctccctcgTCACGCTGCTCATCATCTATGCGCGATGGGTCCAAGAGCGCAGCTCCTTTGGCGCAGCACCAACGCCCTTTTCACCCTTGTCTCTTCCGCCGCTGCTCTCCCTCGACCGCATAATATTCCTCCTCGATACGTTCCAGGATACCCCCAGCGGCAAGCTCCTCGCTAGCATTGCCGCCTCGGTAACCCTGCCTGTGCTTGTCCCTGTCGCGGGGGCGGTCTTTTACGCGCTCAGCTTGCGGGTGCACAAGGAGGAGAGTTTGCTGGTGCTGCGCGGGCTGGGCGTGCAGACGAGCGAGAGCCCGGCAACGTATCTGGCCAGCGCGGCGACGCGGTTTATTCCGACGGAGAAGATTCAGGACATCTTGGTGAATGAGGCGTTTCGGGGCTTCGAGGTGCGGTATTACCTCgttgtggtggtggagggagaggaggatgTTGTGGTGGTGTTTCCGGGCTTGTTGCCCAAGAGGAAGATTGTCGAGACGGTGTGGAGGGGTGTGAGGGAGTGTTTGTATgaggggaggggagaggATAACAGAGTGATGGCCAATGAGAAATGA
- a CDS encoding uncharacterized protein (BUSCO:EOG092D3BBO), whose amino-acid sequence MRPFHLGSLGRKICGGAPKSWPGTAREGFHCRFSTVNNLELIRERRAKMADQGNYNNWTKAGLIQRVKELEKELRAASNNEIPQAAPEEQHQQQAADGELVQPAKKPKGKKKMDPSKYSTRFIALKLAYLGKNFGGFEFQAQGNQPAIEEELWNALTKACLIFPEDENVVNFDCCEYSKCGRTDRGVSAFGQVIGLRVRSNRPLPKKQPEMDEEADLAKEEEGHEAAGDGQTKKQSKPKAPPKPFDDIRDEIPYPHVLNRLLPKEIRILAWCPAPPPDFSARFSCRERQYRYFFTQPAFAPMPSLIEDSAAAKKGDQDEKLMKPGWLDIEAMRDAAKRYEGEHDFRNLCKVDPAKQITNFKRRMFESDIVEVKDAASALPYLKAAGFAPENLDLSSGEAFPKVYYFHVRGSAFLWHQIRHMVAVLFLVGQGLEKPSLISELLDIEKNPRRPNYVMADEVPLVLWDCIFPSDLNDSIAPQRKDDALKWIYVGEDGPSGRFGQFGIMDDAWQMWRGRKMDEILAGQLLQHISQQGNNGTTAAAVGKAAPGIANSTKVFEGGNNGRLSGKYPGVMNMKLLESADEQNDKYAKRKGYADAEDMRAKKGMKSNKTEEGDAVMADE is encoded by the coding sequence ATGCGACCTTTCCATCTAGGGAGTCTAGGCCGCAAAATTTGTGGAGGTGCCCCAAAAAGCTGGCCTGGTACGGCCAGAGAAGGATTTCACTGCCGCTTCTCAACCGTCAACAATTTGGAACTGATTCGTGAGAGGAGAGCCAAGATGGCGGATCAGGGGAACTACAACAACTGGACCAAAGCTGGTTTAATCCAGCGAGTAAAAGAACTAGAGAAGGAGTTGAGAGCGGCATCAAACAATGAAATTCCTCAAGCGGCGCCTGAagaacagcatcagcagcaagcagcagatggagaATTAGTCCAGCCGGCCAAAAAGCccaaaggcaagaaaaagatggaccCATCCAAGTATTCCACCCGCTTCATCGCCCTGAAACTAGCATACCTGGGCAAAaactttggcggcttcgagTTCCAGGCTCAGGGCAACCAGCCGGCCATTGAGGAGGAGTTGTGGAACGCCCTCACCAAGGCATGCCTCATCTTCCCGGAAGACGAGAATGTGGTCAACTTTGATTGCTGCGAGTACTCCAAGTGTGGACGGACAGATCGCGGCGTCAGTGCCTTTGGACAAGTCATTGGGCTGAGAGTACGGAGTAACAGGCCGTTGCCTAAGAAGCAGCCAgagatggacgaggaggCAGATTtggcaaaggaggaggaagggCATGAGGCTGCTGGGGATGGCCAAACTAAAAAGCAGAGCAAGCCAAAAGCACCACCAAAGCCATTTGACGATATCCGCGATGAGATCCCTTACCCCCATGTTCTCAACCGCCTGCTGCCCAAGGAAATCCGCATCCTGGCCTGGTGTCCAGCACCGCCTCCCGACTTCTCCGCCCGCTTCTCATGTCGAGAGCGCCAGTATCGATACTTTTTCACACAGCCCGCCTTTGCCCCTATGCCATCTCTCATCGAAGACTCAGCCGCCGCAAAGAAAGGGGATCAAGACGAGAAGCTCATGAAGCCGGGCTGGCTGGACATTGAAGCCATGCGCGACGCGGCAAAGCGGTACGAAGGCGAGCACGACTTCCGCAACCTCTGCAAGGTCGACCCAGCGAAGCAAATCACAAACTTCAAGAGGCGCATGTTCGAGTCGGACATTGTCGAGGTCAAGGACGCAGCATCAGCTTTGCCATATCTCAAAGCCGCTGGTTTCGCCCCGGAGAACTTGGATCTCTCTTCCGGCGAGGCATTCCCCAAAGTCTATTACTTCCACGTCCGCGGCTCAGCCTTTCTATGGCACCAAATCCGCCACATGGTGGCCgtgctcttcctcgtcgGTCAAGGCCTTGAAAAGCCCTCGCTCATCagcgagctgctcgacatcGAGAAGAACCCGCGCAGACCAAACTACGTCATGGCCGACGAAGTGCCCCTCGTGCTCTGGGACTGCATCTTCCCGAGCGATCTCAACGACTCCATAGCGCCGCAACGAAAAGACGACGCCCTGAAATGGATCTATGTCGGCGAGGATGGACCCAGCGGCCGCTTTGGCCAGTTCGGCATCATGGACGACGCATGGCAAATGTGGCGTGGACGAAAGATGGACGAGATCCTCGCgggccagctgctgcagcacatTTCGCAGCAAGGAAACAACGGCACCACTGCCGCTGCGGTGGGCAAAGCCGCACCCGGCATCGCCAATAGCACAAAGGTCTTTGAGGGAGGAAACAATGGAAGGCTGAGCGGCAAGTATCCCGGCGTGATGAacatgaagctgctggagtcgGCAGACGAGCAGAATGACAAGTATGCGAAGCGAAAGGGGTATGCGGACGCAGAGGACATGAGGGCGAAGAAGGGGATGAAGTCGAACAAGACGGAAGAGGGTGATGCCGTCATGGCTGATGAGTAG
- a CDS encoding uncharacterized protein (EggNog:ENOG41), with translation MEDSVVRLLLVGDEKCGKTTFLSRVKAGDEINPIPLLRDIDQPYTFTVNMSSNRYRFEFYDTSSPENWRLLDPDVIIICYDISQRLSLINMKRYWINEVKQAFSRRDFLPVVIMGLKRDLRSEDDPNGIIYPQDAYRMAQEMRADRYVECSAVTGELIRPSFEDICKTAIATTTEGGGQSEGGCTIM, from the exons ATGGAAGATTCAGTTGTCAGACTGCTTCTCGTGGGAGATGAAAAATGCGGCAAAACAACGTTTCTCTC GAGAGTGAAGGCTGGAGACGAGATCAATCCGATACCGCTCCTGCGTGACATTGACCAGCCATACACATTTACAGTGAACATGTCATCAAACAGATATCGTTTTGAGTTTTACGACACTTCCAGCCCGGAAAActggcggctgctggatccggatgtcatcatcatctgctacGATATCAGCCAGCGCCTGAGCCTCATCAACATGAAACGATAT TGGATCAACGAAGTCAAGCAAGCCTTTTCGCGCAGAGATTTCTTGCCAGTGGTAATAATGGGGCTGAAGAGAGACTTGCGGTCTGAAGATGACCCAAATGGCATTATATATCCGCAAGACGCCTATCGGATGGCCCAGGAGATGAGGGCAGATCGTTATGTCGAATGCTCGGCCGTAACGGGAGAGTTGATAAGGCCGTCCTTTGAGGACATCTGCAAGACGGCCAttgcgacgacgacagaGGGAGGAGGACAGAGTGAGGGTGGTTGTACGATAATGTGA
- a CDS encoding uncharacterized protein (EggNog:ENOG41): MKVIEAQNAVLSNYEVLQHLSQQKNLYKLRKRRGPPNLETVVRELIQYLQSYPNPLSQKPSAYTPNCISQLLERLSPYELSKGEVVMILNLRPASVAALNTVIEEMAERFSDEQQEEMVNIILEVLGQFEPSANANGNADDAAEDANA; the protein is encoded by the exons ATGAAGGTCATCGAGGCTCAGAATGCTGTACTCAGTAATTATGAAGTACTTCAGCATCTGTCCCAGCAAAAGAACCTCTACAAGCTGAGGAAACGGCGTGGCCCTCCTAATCTAGAGACGGTCGTGAGAGAG CTCATTCAATATCTACAATCCTATCCCAACCCTCTAAGTCAGAAGCCCAGCGCATACACTCCCAACTGCATCTCTCAGTTACTTGAACGCCTGAGCCCATATGAGCTCTCCAAGGGCGAAGTCGTCATGATCCTCAACCTACGGCCGGCTTCGGTGGCAGCGCTAAACACCGTCATTGAAGAGATGGCGGAGCGCTTCAGCGATgagcagcaggaggaaaTGGTCAACATCATCCTGGAGGTCTTGGGCCAGTTCGAGCCATCAGCCAATGCAAATGGCAATGCAGACGACGCTGCGGAAGATGCAAATGCTTGA